A stretch of the Capsicum annuum cultivar UCD-10X-F1 chromosome 8, UCD10Xv1.1, whole genome shotgun sequence genome encodes the following:
- the LOC107838790 gene encoding protein XRI1 isoform X1 — protein sequence MGDLHSIAYNNNNLHSLSSLGCDFHGLEVFNNDISPFMESTPPFLSNLDCDLSSGYLQDALFKFNSKRRRLLLFDDDDEEKENYQINDSNNSIKNLWSSTMDQQFSEDYDCFSQITKCDSFSGDPMSKMSEEYSKEEAISENYYYYSSSPTSSSHHNNINQKQLPQQYGGVDQKRSKKRMVGKIVCPFGLVKPGGQEGDVTLNDINERILMRPTRPVRHPVGDFACRPTVSPAGPGLSGKKVVALTKIHTQGRGTITIIRTRG from the exons atggGTGACCTTCACTCAAttgcttacaacaacaataatctcCATAGCTTATCTTCCCTAGGTTGTGACTTCCATGGCCTTGAAGTTTTCAACAATGACATCTCTCCAT TTATGGAGAGCACTCCACCATTTTTATCAAATCTTGATTGTGACTTATCAAGTGGATATCTACAAGATGCATTattcaaattcaactcaaaaagaagacgtttattattatttgatgatgatgatgaagagaaGGAGAATTATCAAATTAATGATTCAAATAATTCCATTAAG AATTTGTGGAGTTCCACAATGGACCAACAATTTTCTGAGGATTATGATTGTTTTAGCCAAATAACCAAGTGTGATAGCTTTTCTG GTGATCCCATGAGCAAAATGAGTGAAGAATATTCAAAGGAGGAAGCAATATcagaaaattattattattattcatcttCACCAACATCATCATCTCATCATAATAATATTAATCAAAAACAATTACCCCAACAATATG gAGGAGTTGATCAAAAGAGAAGCAAGAAAAGGATGGTTGGAAAAATTGTGTGTCCATTTGGGCTAGTTAAGCCAGGAGGGCAAGAAGGTGATGTGACATTAAATGACATCAATGAGAGGATTTTGATGAGGCCAACCCGGCCCGTTAGGCATCCGGTCGGGGACTTTGCATGTCGCCCGACCGTATCACCAGCCGGACCAGGGTTGTCCGGTAAGAAAGTAGTCGCGCTCACTAAAATTCATACTCAAGGGAGAGGGACAATCACGATTATAAGGACTCGAGGGTGA
- the LOC107838790 gene encoding protein XRI1 isoform X2, translating into MESTPPFLSNLDCDLSSGYLQDALFKFNSKRRRLLLFDDDDEEKENYQINDSNNSIKNLWSSTMDQQFSEDYDCFSQITKCDSFSGDPMSKMSEEYSKEEAISENYYYYSSSPTSSSHHNNINQKQLPQQYGGVDQKRSKKRMVGKIVCPFGLVKPGGQEGDVTLNDINERILMRPTRPVRHPVGDFACRPTVSPAGPGLSGKKVVALTKIHTQGRGTITIIRTRG; encoded by the exons ATGGAGAGCACTCCACCATTTTTATCAAATCTTGATTGTGACTTATCAAGTGGATATCTACAAGATGCATTattcaaattcaactcaaaaagaagacgtttattattatttgatgatgatgatgaagagaaGGAGAATTATCAAATTAATGATTCAAATAATTCCATTAAG AATTTGTGGAGTTCCACAATGGACCAACAATTTTCTGAGGATTATGATTGTTTTAGCCAAATAACCAAGTGTGATAGCTTTTCTG GTGATCCCATGAGCAAAATGAGTGAAGAATATTCAAAGGAGGAAGCAATATcagaaaattattattattattcatcttCACCAACATCATCATCTCATCATAATAATATTAATCAAAAACAATTACCCCAACAATATG gAGGAGTTGATCAAAAGAGAAGCAAGAAAAGGATGGTTGGAAAAATTGTGTGTCCATTTGGGCTAGTTAAGCCAGGAGGGCAAGAAGGTGATGTGACATTAAATGACATCAATGAGAGGATTTTGATGAGGCCAACCCGGCCCGTTAGGCATCCGGTCGGGGACTTTGCATGTCGCCCGACCGTATCACCAGCCGGACCAGGGTTGTCCGGTAAGAAAGTAGTCGCGCTCACTAAAATTCATACTCAAGGGAGAGGGACAATCACGATTATAAGGACTCGAGGGTGA